ATGAAATATATGCATTCATTACTAAAGCATTAGCTGCTACATTAGATGATACTCTAAGTGCAGATGAGTTAGTAGCACTTACTCTTGAAACTGGAAAATATGGTGTAGATACTATGGCATTGCTTGATGAAGCTAATACTTCTACTTATGGTAATCCAGAAATAACAGAAGTAAACATAGGTGTAAGAAATAATCCTGCCATATTAATATCAGGTCATGACCTTAGCGATTTGGAACAATTATTAGAGCAGACTAAGGGAACTGGTGTTGATGTATATACACATAGTGAGATGTTACCAGCGCATTATTACCCAGCATTCAAGAAATATGATAATTTCGTAGGAAACTATGGAAATGCTTGGTGGAAACAAAAAGAAGAATTTGAATCATTCAATGGACCAGTGTTATTTACTACTAATTGTATAGTACCTCCAAAGGCAAATCATATGGATAGAATATATACAACTGGAGCTTCAGGATTCCCTGGATGTAAGCATATTGAAGCTGACGAGAATGGTAAAAAAGATTTCAGTGAGATTATAGAACATGCTAAGAAATTAGATTCTCCTACTGAAATTGAAACAGGGTCAATAGTTGGTGGTTTCGCACATGCTCAAGTTTTTGCACTTGCTGATAAGGTTGTTGAAGCTGTCAAATCTGGAGCAATCAAGAAATTCTTTGTAATGGCTGGTTGTGATGGAAGAATGAAGTCAAGAGATTATTATACAGATTTTGCTAAACAATTACCTGATGATACAGTAATCCTTACAGCTGGTTGTGCAAAATATAAGTATAATAAATTACCTTTAGGTGATATAGGTGGGATTCCTAGAGTATTGGATGCTGGACAATGTAACGATTCATATTCACTTGCTGTCATTGCTCTCAAATTAAAAGAGGTATTTGAACTTAATGATATCAATGAATTACCTATTGCATATAATATTGCATGGTATGAGCAAAAAGCGGTAATAGTGTTATTGGCTTTATTGCATCTAGGTGTGAAGAATATTCACTTAGGACCTACACTTCCTGCATTCTTATCACCAAACGTAGCTAAAGTATTAGTAGAAACATTTGGTATCGGTGGTATTACTAACGTGGAAGATGATATAAAAATGTTCTTACAATAAAATATTATATAATGAAAATATGAAATGCTAAAAAGGAGATGCAGATTGATGTATCTCCTTTTTAACGTTTTATATTAATGGGTGGAAGAAGATATTTATTTAACATAGTGGTGAACAAATAAATCACATATGAATAAATTAAAGTATCTTCTATAATTATTATTCAATTCCTCACCATAGAAAATATTATTAAGAATTTTCTTTCCCCAATCTTGACAAATAACAAAATTAAAGTTAGTATAGACGTATAGACGTCCAGTTGGGAAATGTTTGGAAGATTAATATTAATTAAATCTAAGTGTCAAATGAATGGAGAGAGGTC
The window above is part of the Vallitalea guaymasensis genome. Proteins encoded here:
- the hcp gene encoding hydroxylamine reductase, producing MFCYQCQEAAKGTGCTLAGVCGKKPELANLQDLLIYTMKGLSIFANEARKVEIDLNQVDEFIVNGLFMTITNANFDENAFYQTIREGLILREGLKTKLEEKGIVLENLHDSATWTADSNSKMEAKADSVVVGVLATENEDVRSLRELITYGVKGMAAYAHHAYNLGKENNEIYAFITKALAATLDDTLSADELVALTLETGKYGVDTMALLDEANTSTYGNPEITEVNIGVRNNPAILISGHDLSDLEQLLEQTKGTGVDVYTHSEMLPAHYYPAFKKYDNFVGNYGNAWWKQKEEFESFNGPVLFTTNCIVPPKANHMDRIYTTGASGFPGCKHIEADENGKKDFSEIIEHAKKLDSPTEIETGSIVGGFAHAQVFALADKVVEAVKSGAIKKFFVMAGCDGRMKSRDYYTDFAKQLPDDTVILTAGCAKYKYNKLPLGDIGGIPRVLDAGQCNDSYSLAVIALKLKEVFELNDINELPIAYNIAWYEQKAVIVLLALLHLGVKNIHLGPTLPAFLSPNVAKVLVETFGIGGITNVEDDIKMFLQ